In the Leptolyngbya sp. SIO1E4 genome, one interval contains:
- a CDS encoding DoxX family protein, translating into MNAQKFIPLIARTFLAVIFIHTGIGKLTGFADTQQQIASVGIPLAALVTVFTIVFEVAGGISLIVGYKARIGGVLLLVFLIPATLMFHNPIADPTQMIQFMKNLAIIGGLLMVVAYGSGPVSLDRPVTSTTTAQYSEE; encoded by the coding sequence ATGAATGCTCAAAAATTCATTCCCCTGATTGCGAGAACCTTCTTAGCCGTGATCTTTATTCATACCGGCATTGGCAAACTCACGGGGTTTGCCGATACGCAGCAGCAGATTGCCAGCGTTGGGATTCCTTTGGCGGCCCTCGTGACCGTATTTACCATTGTGTTTGAGGTGGCAGGCGGCATCTCCTTGATTGTGGGATACAAAGCTCGCATCGGTGGCGTGCTACTGCTGGTGTTTCTGATTCCAGCCACCCTGATGTTTCACAATCCCATTGCTGATCCAACCCAGATGATCCAGTTTATGAAAAATTTAGCCATCATCGGAGGGTTGCTGATGGTCGTTGCCTATGGGTCTGGGCCTGTGAGTCTCGATCGCCCAGTTACCTCAACTACAACCGCTCAGTATTCTGAGGAGTAG
- a CDS encoding NAD(P)/FAD-dependent oxidoreductase: protein MSKHPRVIVIGAGFGGMQTAQSLSRSGAEVLLIDRNNYNAFIPLLYQVAAAQIEPEIIAYPIRTILRRAPKTHFLRAEVKQVDFTQQVVKTDAAAIPYDYLVLATGSQTQFLGVPGAAEYAFPLRTLDQAVALRNHIFQRFEQAAREPDPVRRQQLLTVVIVGGGPTGVEMAGTLVELQQVLKKDYPSVDFKEMQLILVQSGNSLLANLPERLGRYTTRKLRQFGVKVHFQTRVSRVTQEAVEFQDGSSLPAATVIWAAGLEAAVPEMAVAPQRERKQKIKVRSTLQLNDHDNVYAIGDLAHAEQAGKPLTGVAPEALQQGVAVARNIRRQLRGQVPKPFNYLNKGRLAIIGCYSGVGKVGPLQLTGFLPWLMWLSVHLIYLPGFRNRLLVLLSWLHGYGLGDRAVRLILSAASCHHPRPLPLPPPNSPLILGEQ, encoded by the coding sequence ATGTCAAAACACCCAAGGGTCATTGTGATCGGTGCAGGCTTCGGAGGAATGCAAACCGCACAATCGTTGTCGAGGAGCGGGGCCGAAGTCTTACTGATTGACCGCAATAACTACAACGCCTTTATCCCTTTGCTCTATCAGGTTGCAGCCGCTCAAATTGAACCTGAAATCATTGCCTATCCGATTCGTACGATCCTACGGCGTGCGCCCAAGACGCACTTTTTGAGAGCTGAGGTCAAGCAGGTCGACTTTACCCAGCAAGTCGTTAAAACTGATGCCGCCGCTATTCCTTACGACTATCTGGTGCTCGCAACCGGTAGCCAGACCCAATTTCTCGGGGTCCCTGGTGCCGCTGAATATGCCTTTCCACTCAGAACTTTAGACCAGGCAGTGGCGCTGCGTAACCATATTTTTCAACGCTTTGAGCAAGCAGCCCGAGAGCCTGACCCGGTGCGACGTCAACAGCTATTGACGGTCGTCATTGTTGGGGGTGGCCCAACGGGGGTTGAGATGGCAGGTACCCTGGTTGAGCTGCAGCAAGTGCTCAAGAAAGACTACCCCAGTGTTGATTTCAAAGAAATGCAGCTGATCCTAGTGCAGTCGGGCAATAGTCTCTTGGCCAACTTGCCAGAGCGCCTGGGCCGCTATACGACCCGAAAACTTCGCCAGTTTGGGGTGAAGGTGCATTTTCAAACCCGAGTGAGTCGCGTCACTCAGGAGGCCGTTGAGTTTCAGGATGGTTCGTCTCTGCCAGCGGCAACTGTGATTTGGGCCGCAGGGCTCGAAGCCGCCGTGCCTGAAATGGCTGTAGCCCCCCAAAGGGAACGCAAGCAAAAGATTAAGGTTCGATCTACGCTGCAGCTCAATGACCATGACAATGTATACGCCATTGGTGATTTAGCCCATGCTGAACAGGCGGGCAAACCGCTCACAGGGGTCGCCCCAGAAGCGTTACAGCAGGGCGTTGCGGTGGCTCGCAACATTCGCAGACAGCTGCGGGGGCAGGTGCCCAAACCGTTTAACTATCTCAATAAGGGTCGTCTGGCGATCATTGGCTGTTACTCAGGGGTTGGCAAGGTTGGCCCCCTGCAGCTCACGGGGTTTTTGCCCTGGCTAATGTGGCTCAGCGTGCATTTAATCTATTTGCCTGGGTTTCGCAATCGGTTGCTGGTGCTGCTGAGCTGGCTGCATGGCTATGGGCTGGGTGATCGCGCCGTGCGCCTGATTTTATCCGCGGCCTCTTGTCACCATCCGCGGCCTCTGCCCTTACCCCCGCCCAATAGTCCTCTCATCTTGGGTGAGCAATAG